The following proteins come from a genomic window of Macrobrachium nipponense isolate FS-2020 chromosome 32, ASM1510439v2, whole genome shotgun sequence:
- the LOC135207337 gene encoding major facilitator superfamily domain-containing protein 6-like, translated as MAPKINKKLLPLKIHYFLKYGGMSFFPFLPALIRQKGVSEGGVGLIWTVIPLTSAATNMLVGTVADYFKLHRVFFMAGMFTLTITFTSVFFMPNVPEPRKDPLLATLSLQCPQDSAKFVVCPHSNPYWYDIVSKPTTLNDCDANDNSSTTFMTDQMNINYNLRCKMYGDPDGDGEEMLHFPSEFSLTLDKHQSEYNVCSSRNCTIITEVNVTSTFSELYNVSCRESYKTTCEYRCETSYVETAKVTINYLLSSVQFWVIFMNMMILYAGNGVTTTMADTVCFFLLGKNRHKYGHQRLWGSLAWGMIGMTSGALVTYFSHNKSEVDYTPVVAISITFLVANLFVSFIIKFDVPKKEKLKASIVGHALCSFKMIVFLLTVMVGGITMGTQWTFFFIVVEDIAIAWDPTFNFIKLIQGLLLGIECFFGEVPFLFLSSFIIKKLGNVRTFSGVLVILTMRCFLYSCVTNPWYFLPIEFLHGPSFGLLYPNMITYANALAPKGAQATIQGIVKSTFVGGVSLGGLIGGVLLEKFGGSKAYMCLGLFDLSFTLVFIIANLARDRLKVHRSDNASDQCEYVAQGSNDHGYPAEDEEAPLNSPVTSLTSSLPPNDNNGNLSPQAYDKPPEDAKEKLVE; from the exons ATGGCTCCGAAAATTAATAAGAaacttcttcctctgaagatacaCTACTTTCTCAAATATGGAG GAATGTCCTTCTTCCCCTTCTTGCCAGCGCTGATCCGGCAAAAGGGGGTTTCCGAAGGAGGCGTAGGCCTAATATGGACAGTCATTCCCCTCACAAGCGCTGCCACCAACATGCTGGTGGGCACAGTGGCTGACTACTTCAAACTCCACCGGGTATTCTTCATGGCGGGCATGTTTACGCTAACCATTACTTTCACGTCAGTATTCTTCATGCCAAATGTACCTGAGCCCAGAAAAGACCCCTTGTTGGCAACTCTGTCGCTTCAGTGCCCTCAGGATAGTGCTAAGTTTGTCGTATGTCCTCATTCGAACCCTTATTGGTATGATATCGTGTCGAAACCTACTACACTGAATGACTGCGACGCAAATGATAACAGTAGTACAACGTTCATGACGGACCAAATGAATATCAATTACAACTTGCGGTGTAAAATGTACGGCGACCCTGATGGGGACGGTGAGGAAATGTTGCATTTCCCCTCTGAGTTTTCATTGACCCTGGACAAGCATCAGTCGGAGTATAACGTCTGCAGTTCGAGGAACTGCACGATCATCACTGAAGTGAACGTAACGTCGACCTTCTCGGAACTCTATAACGTGAGTTGCAGAGAAAGCTACAAAACGACGTGTGAATATCGATGCGAGACTTCGTACGTGGAGACGGCTAAAGTCACAATCAATTACCTGCTGTCCTCTGTGCAGTTCTGGGTCATCTTCATGAACATGATGATTCTTTACGCAGGCAATGGCGTCACAACCACGATGGCAGATACTGTCTGCTTCTTCCTCTTGGGTAAGAATCGTCACAAGTATGGGCACCAACGTCTATGGGGCAGCTTAGCCTGGGGTATGATCGGGATGACGAGTGGAGCCTTGGTGACCTACTTCTCTCACAATAAGTCTGAAGTGGATTATACCCCGGTTGTGGCCATTTCGATCACTTTCCTTGTGGCCAACCTCTTCGTCTCCTTCATCATCAAGTTCGACGTACCGAAGAAAGAGAAGCTGAAGGCGAGCATCGTGGGACATGCTCTGTGCTCCTTCAAGATGATTGTCTTCTTG CTGACCGTTATGGTGGGAGGAATTACAATGGGCACCCAGTGGACTTTCTTCTTCATAGTTGTGGAGGATATAGCAATTGCTTGGGATCCTACTTTCAACTTCATTAAGCTCATCCAAGGCCTTTTGCTGGGAATAGAATGCTTCTTTGGAGAGGTGCCATTCTTGTTCTTGTCCT CATTTATCATCAAGAAGCTTGGAAATGTGCGCACTTTCTCCGGAGTATTGGTAATATTAACGATGAGGTGCTTCCTGTACTCCTGTGTCACCAACCCCTGGTACTTCCTGCCCATCGAGTTCCTCCACGGACCCTCATTCGGTCTTTTGTATCCAAATATGATCACCTATGCCAACGCCCTGGCACCCAAGGGTGCTCAGGCCACTATTCAGGGCATTGTCAAGTCCACCTTCGTTGGAG GTGTGTCTCTAGGAGGCCTGATCGGGGGCGTTCTCTTAGAGAAGTTCGGGGGCTCCAAAGCCTACATGTGCCTGGGCCTCTTTGATCTCTCCTTCACATTGGTATTCATCATCGCTAATCTCGCCAGAGACAGGCTAAAGGTCCATCGCTCCGACA ACGCGAGCGACCAGTGTGAATACGTAGCCCAAGGAAGCAACGACCACGGATACCCAGCAGAGGACGAAGAGGCTCCTTTGAATTCTCCGGTAACGTCGTTGACTTCGTCTTTGCCGCCTAACGACAATAACGGCAACTTGAGTCCCCAGGCTTACGACAAACCCCCGGAAGACGCCAAAGAGAAATTAGTCGAGTAG